A genomic region of Trifolium pratense cultivar HEN17-A07 linkage group LG3, ARS_RC_1.1, whole genome shotgun sequence contains the following coding sequences:
- the LOC123918904 gene encoding heterogeneous nuclear ribonucleoprotein 1-like, whose protein sequence is MESDLGKLFIGGISWDTDEERLREYFATYGEVIEAVIMRDRATGRARGFGFVVFADPAVAERVIIDKHIIDGRTVEAKKAVPRDDQYNITRQTGSVQGSPGPGRTKKIFVGGLPSTITESDFKMYFDQFGTITDVVVMYDHNTQRPRGFGFITYDSEEAVDRVLYKTFHELNGKMVEVKRAVPKELSPGPTRSPLIGGYNYSLNSRASSYLNNYGQGYSMSPIGGYGVRMDGRFSPLTGGRTGFTPFGNTGYGMGMNLDSGLSPNFGGNSNFGNNLGYGRIFSPFYSGNSSRYATPIGYNGGSGRGDSLMNSTSRNVWGNGGLGNANNPVSPGAFLGSGSGAFGVSIGNSGTNWGPSIPAQGGGAASGYATGNNVYEGGDSSFGLGAAGYGRNSNAVVNPSSTFNASAGGYDGSYGDLYRSGSGSVYNDSAWRSAASEIDGSGSFGYGLGGIASDDPVKTSEGYIGGYNVASRQPNRGIAA, encoded by the exons ATGGAATCGGATCTCGGCAAGCTCTTCATTGGAGGAATATCTTGGGACACTGACGAGGAACGTCTCAGGGAGTATTTTGCGACGTATGGGGAGGTAATTGAGGCTGTGATCATGCGGGATCGCGCAACAGGTCGTGCTCGTGGTTTTGGATTCGTTGTCTTTGCTGATCCTGCTGTTGCTGAGAGAGTCATTATCGATAAGCACATAATCGACGGCCGCACT GTTGAAGCAAAGAAAGCTGTTCCTAGGGATGATCAGTACAATATAACCAGACAGACTGGTAGTGTACAGGGATCGCCTGGTCCCGGTCGTACAAAGAAGATTTTTGTTGGAGGCTTACCATCAACAATCACCGAAAGTGATTTCAAGATGTATTTTGATCAATTCGGTACAATTACTGATGTTGTAGTTATGTATGATCACAATACACAAAGGCCAAGAGGTTTTGGCTTCATCACATATGATTCAGAAGAAGCAGTCGATAGAGTTCTTTACAAAACATTTCATGAACTCAACGGAAAGATGGTTGAAGTCAAGAGGGCAGTTCCGAAAGAACTTTCACCTGGTCCCACCCGAAGCCCATTGATAGGAGGATATAACTATAGTTTGAACAGTAGAGCTAGTAGCTACCTAAACAATTATGGTCAGGGTTATAGTATGAGTCCAATAGGAGGATATGGAGTCAGAATGGATGGTAGGTTTAGTCCACTTACTGGTGGCAGAACCGGTTTTACCCCTTTCGGAAACACCGGTTATGGAATGGGGATGAACTTGGATTCGGGATTGAGCCCAAATTTTGGAGGAAACTCTAATTTCGGGAACAATTTAGGTTATGGTCGGATATTTAGTCCTTTCTATAGCGGAAACTCGAGCAGATATGCTACACCAATAGGCTATAACGGGGGCAGTGGAAGAGGCGATTCTCTTATGAACTCGACTTCTAGGAATGTCTGGGGCAATGGTGGTCTGGGTAATGCTAATAACCCCGTCAGCCCTGGTGCGTTCTTGGGATCTGGAAGTGGAGCTTTCGGTGTTTCCATTGGAAACAGCGGCACAAACTGGGGTCCTTCGATTCCGGCTCAGGGTGGAGGAGCTGCTTCTGGCTATGCTACTGGGAATAATGTTTATGAAGGTGGAGATAGCAGCTTTGGATTAGGTGCAGCAGGATATGGAAGAAACAGCAATGCAGTTGTGAATCCATCCTCCACATTTAATGCATCAGCCGGCGGTTATGACGGATCTTATGGAGACTTATACCGCAGTGGCAGCGGTTCGGTTTACAATGACTCTGCTTGGAGATCTGCTGCTTCTGAGATAGATGGTTCTGGTTCCTTCGGTTATGGTCTTGGCGGTATTGCATCAGATGATCCTGTGAAGACTTCCGAGGGCTATATTGGAGGCTACAATGTTGCAAGTAGACAACCTAATAGAG GTATCGCTGCTTAG
- the LOC123915213 gene encoding ATP-dependent DNA helicase PIF1-like, with translation MPGEETEFFSCNSVDRSDIHNEDMLHIYTPEFLNSLRTSGLPNHCIKLKVGTPIMLMRNIDQAEGLCNGTRLIVTKLAVHVIDAKVIGGKYHGNVIYIPRVPISPSQSPWPFKLTRRQFPIIVSYAMTINKSQGQSLDYVGLYLPKDVFSHGQIYVAVSRVKSKKGIKILIHDETKQAKTSTTNVVYKEVFHNI, from the exons ATGCCAG GTGAAGAGACTGAATTTTTCAGTTGTAATTCAGTTGATAGATCTGACATTCATAATGAAGATATGCTTCATATTTATACACCTGAATTTTTGAATTCTCTCCGTACTTCTGGACTTCCAAATCATTGTATTAAGTTGAAGGTTGGAACACCTATTATGTTAATGAGAAATATAGACCAAGCCGAAGGCTTGTGTAATGGAACAAGATTGATTGTCACAAAATTAGCTGTTCATGTTATCGATGCAAAAGTCATTGGTGGAAAATATCATGGTAATGTTATTTACATTCCAAGAGTACCGATCTCTCCATCCCAATCTCCATGGCCTTTCAAGTTGACAAGAAGACAATTCCCTATAATTGTTTCATATGCAATGACTATTAACAAATCACAGGGACAATCATTGGATTATGTTGGTCTTTACTTGCCAAAAGATGTTTTCAGTCATGGACAGATTTATGTCGCAGTTTCCAGAGTCAAAAGCAAAAAAGGTATCAAAATCTTGATTCATGATGAAACCAAACAAGCAAAAACTTCAACAACTAATGTTGTCTACAAAGAGGTTTTCCATAATATTTGA
- the LOC123918914 gene encoding uncharacterized protein LOC123918914, which yields MIAIGYNDPREYPTTIDTIEGRTLAVRVKWQPKWSNGSVQGVHDGENFIEDLKAQFTSAQDPKPLEQVPSPFTEEITSSEAVESNREADYLIPTVSLSDTDEIDPNLLTMNTPSKRTGADLKDDNIEAADFIGSKLSSTKMPKHPKME from the exons ATGATTGCG ATAGGATATAACGACCCTCGCGAATATCCTACCACCATTGACACAATTGAAGGTCGAACTTTGGCAGTACGAGTTAAGTGGCAGCCTAAATGGTCAAATGGATCTGTTCAAGGAGTTCATGACGGAGAAAACTTCATTGAGGATCTCAAAGCTCAATTCACTTCTGCTCAA GATCCCAAACCACTGGAACAAGTTCCCTCCCCCTTCACTGAG GAAATTACATCTTCTGAAGCTGTTGAATCCAATCGTGAAGCAGATTATCTTATTCCAACG GTCTCTTTGTCTGATACTGATGAAATTGATCCTAATCTGTTGACAATGAATACACCTTCAAAAAGAACTGGAGCTGATCTTAAAGATGACAACATTGAAGCTGCTGATTTCATTGGTTCCAAACTATCTTCCACTAAAATGCCGAAACACCCAAAAATGGAGTAA
- the LOC123915214 gene encoding uncharacterized protein LOC123915214: MDQPQTRTTMKQVPQTRSKVTTSSKNQLAQQSSNENGPASNKTEISQTSSMEQVTTATKNQLSETSSKDTGANSTMTGISTMERQPSLLKDIHNGKELWKIAVKVKDKWNIASRDGKQSFEIVVVDCKGDAIVVIVPHELNATLDPTIVEKNSYTFQNFQVLKNDDQFKLTDHKFKLRLTGGTRVSDVNRHDIPYPMPKFKDFVEIAAGKWREDLLYDIIGVVDDIGYTQAIQGTRKVQANFRLKDLSDNKIQCTLWEHYAMKFITYTRENTDVGPTIVCMKYAKIKPKGNFPLSVSNTWNSTKLFINEKIPEILEFKTRLSEAISNGTIADIVDTPSQLMSQSSGGSMYTPEQKLCHNAEIMSLPQMMSLSRDTNCVTVVNTVRVRTNNKGWYYQACYKCPKTASGD; the protein is encoded by the exons ATGGATCAACCTCAAACAAGAACAACAATGAAACAAGTTCCTCAAACAAG ATCAAAGGTAACAACTTCATCAAAGAATCAACTTGCTCAACAAAG CTCTAACGAAAATGGACCAGCTTCAAACAAGACAGAAATCTCTCAAACAAG CTCAATGGAACAAGTAACAACTGCAACAAAGAATCAACTTTCTGAAACAAG CTCCAAGGACACAGGAGCAAATTCAACAATGACAGGAATTTCAACAATGGAGAGACAACCAAGTCTGCTTAAAGACATTCACAATGGCAAAGAACTTTGGAAGATTGCGGTTAAGGTCAAGGACAAATGGAATATTGCCAGCAGGGATGGGAAACAAAGCTTTGAAATCGTGGTGGTTGACTGCAAG GGGGATGCTATTGTAGTCATTGTTCCACATGAACTAAATGCGACATTAGATCCAACAATCGTTGAGAAAAACAGTTACACCTTCCAGAATTTTCAAGTTCTAAAAAATGATGACCAATTTAAGCTAACAGATCACAAATTCAAATTGAGGTTGACTGGAGGGACTAGAGTTTCTGATGTTAATCGACATGACATTCCGTATCCAATGCCTAAGTTCAAAGACTTTGTTGAGATTGCAGCGGGAAAATGGCGTGAAGATCTACTTTATG ATATTATTGGAGTTGTAGATGATATTGGATATACACAGGCAATTCAAGGTACTAGGAAAGTTCAAGCCAATTTCCGTCTCAAAGACCTTAG TGACAATAAGATACAATGCACCCTATGGGAACATTATGCCATGAAATTCATCACTTACACTAGAGAAAACACTGATGTCGGTCCAACTATAGTTTGTATGAAATATGCAAAGATCAAGCCAAAAG GCAATTTCCCATTGTCTGTTTCAAACACTTGGAATTCTACAAAGCTTTTCATCAATGAGAAAATTCCAGAAATTTTGGAGTTCAAGACAAG ATTAtctgaagctatttcaaatggAACCATTGCTGACATTGTTGATACACCTTCTCAACTCATGAGCCAATCATCTGGAGGGTCGATGTATACTCCTGAACAGAAATTATGTCACAACGCTGAAATCATGTCACTACCACAAATGATGTCTCTTTCTAGG GATACAAACTGTGTTACTGTTGTCAACACTGTTCGAGTGAGGACTAATAATAAGGGATGGTATTATCAAGCTTGCTATAAATGTCCCAAAACTGCAAGCGGTGATTAA
- the LOC123918905 gene encoding protein TORNADO 1-like, protein MSSNQNLKDLQWFLQAITMENQNLHSISFYLSQPTSNCYQETNNSININISKENQQHFSNFLTSLASSKNTSSTLRNLEFHKVEWESQQVKNLETLLRNHQNVKQILFRRNRFNGKSMKDFSDILKENKVIKEIMFSESCIGSNGAGLIGSSLMVNHSLEELQIWEDSIGSKGAEELSKMIEVNPNLKLLTIFDSNAITATPLISAVLARNRTMEVHVWCGDQNGEKSSKVVEFVPGNSTLRIYKLNLSGTCRVVCSLGMNFTVKSLDMTGVKIKSKCAKEFRWVLEQNQTIKEVNFSRTCLKDKGIVYVAAGLFKNHSLQTLHLTGNWFRGIGVEHLLCPLSRFSSLQMQANISLKCVTFGGGRTRIGRDGLAAIMQFLITNETVMRFGIHDDESLRPDDFVKIFKSLEKNASLKCLSLQGCKGVQGETLLEIIMETLQINPWIEEIDLSRTPLHNSGKTNGIYQRLGQNENPEPEMDLIKDMPLTEPKSCRVFFCGQECAGKTTLCQSVSQNFSSSAALPYLDQVRTIVNPVEQAVKTTGMKIKTFKDEDTKISIWNLAGQHEFFSLHDLMFPGHGSASIFIIVSSLFRKPGNREPKSTAEIEEDLQYWLRFIVSNSKRAVQQCMLPSVAVVLTHFDKINQSSQNLQQTVDSIQRLREKFQGYVEFYPTIFTVDARSSASVSKLTHHIRKTCKTILQRVPRVYQLCNDLIQILSEWRAENYNKPAMKWKEFGELCQVKVPHLRIRSRHYNKEAVEMKRKAVATCLHHVGEVIYFDELEFLILDCEWFCGEVLGQLIKLNVRKHHSSENNGFISRKELEKILRGSLQSPIPGMGSKVFENLDASDLVRMMLKLELCYEQDPSDQNSLLLIPSILEEGRAKPQKWQISSPDCLYAGRHLECDDSSHMFLTPGFFPRLQVHLHNKIKSLMNQHGATYSLEKYLISISINGIYIRVELGGQLGYYIDILACSTKNLTETLRVIQQLIIPAIQSVCHGITMTESVIRPECVRNLTPPRYRRTQFASLQQLKQALLSLPADSMYDYQHTWSLVLDSGRPILHEGFDFARDLLSDDDFREVLHRRYHDLHSLAQELQIPPENNPEGQDQAVTLSNEAERVEPTFGGIAKGVEEVLQRLKIIEQEIRDLKQEIQGLRYYEHRLLLELHRKVNYIATFNSQVEERKVPNMFYFVKAENYSRRLITSMVSGMTALRLHMLCEFRGQMHVVEDQMGCEMMQVDNMAVKSLAPYMKKFMVMVTFALKIGAHLAAGMGEMIPDLSKEVAHLAGSSVLFGAAGATAAGLVGAAAIGRRNRSTEGSRGIQQDIKAAQQWMVDFLRERRCSTGKDIAEKFGLWRVRYRDNGQIAWICRRHMYERSAEIIEVPI, encoded by the exons ATGTCATCAAACCAAAACCTAAAAGACCTACAATGGTTTCTTCAAGCAATCACAATGGAAAACCAAAACCTACACAGCATTTCCTTCTACCTTTCCCAACCAACCTCAAATTGTTACCAAGAAACAAACAACTCCATAAACATAAACATTTCCAAAGAAAATCAACAACACTTTTCCAACTTCTTAACATCACTAGCATCATCCAAGAACACAAGTTCAACTTTAAGAAACTTAGAGTTCCACAAAGTTGAATGGGAATCACAACAGGTAAAAAACCTTGAAACCCTTTTGAGGAATCATCAAAATGTAAAACAAATTCTTTTTAGAAGAAATAGATTCAATGGAAAAAGTATGAAAGATTTTTCTGATATTTTGAAGGAAAATAAAGTTATTAAAGAGATTATGTTTTCAGAATCATGTATTGGTTCTAATGGAGCTGGTTTAATTGGTTCTTCTCTTATGGTTAATCATAGTTTAGAAGAGTTGCAGATTTGGGAAGATTCAATAGGTTCAAAAGGTGCTGAAGAACTTTCAAAGATGATTGAAGTGAATCCAAATCTTAAGCTTTTAACAATTTTTGACTCAAATGCTATTACTGCTACACCTCTTATATCTGCAGTTTTGGCAAGGAATAGAACAATGGAAGTTCATGTTTGGTGTGGTGATCAAAATGGTGAAAAAAGTTCTAAGGTTGTTGAATTTGTACCTGGTAATAGCACTTTGAGAATTTACAAGCTTAATCTTTCAGGTACTTGTAGAGTTGTTTGTTCTTTAGGAATGAATTTCACTGTTAAATCACTTGATATGACTGGTGTTAAGATAAAATCGAAATGCGCTAAGGAGTTTAGATGGGTTTTAGAACAAAACCAAACCATAAAAGAGGTTAATTTTTCAAGAACATGTCTTAAAGATAAGGGCATTGTGTATGTTGCAGCTGGACTGTTTAAGAATCATAGTCTGCAAACTTTGCATCTAACTGGAAATTGGTTTCGTGGAATCGGTGTCGAGCATTTACTTTGTCCTTTGAGTAGATTTTCATCATTGCAAATGCAAGCTAACATTAGTTTGAAGTGTGTTACTTTTGGAGGAGGGAGAACAAGAATAGGAAGGGATGGTTTGGCAGCTATAATGCAATTTCTTATAACGAACGAGACAGTAATGCGGTTTGGGATACATGATGATGAGAGTTTGAGACCAGATGATTTTGTTAAAATCTTTAAGAGCTTAGAGAAGAATGCTAGTTTGAAATGTTTGTCTTTGCAAGGTTGTAAAGGTGTTCAAGGAGAGACATTGCTGGAGATAATTATGGAGACATTGCAGATAAATCCttggattgaagaaattgaTCTCTCTAGAACACCTTTACATAATTCTGGAAAGACTAATGGAATTTATCAGAGATTAGGGCAGAATGAGAATCCTGAACCAGAAATGGATTTGATCAAAGATATGCCACTCACTGAGCCTAAGAGTTGCAGAGTTTTCTTTTGTGGACAAGAATGTGCAG GCAAAACCACACTTTGTCAATCAGTATCGCAAAACTTCTCTTCTTCGGCGGCGCTTCCCTACTTGGATCAAGTAAGAACAATAGTGAATCCAGTGGAGCAGGCTGTTAAAACAACAGGAATGAAGATAAAAACATTTAAAGATGAAGATACAAAGATTTCAATCTGGAATTTAGCTGGTCAACATGAGTTTTTCTCACTTCATGATCTTATGTTCCCGGGGCACGGAAGTGCATCGATTTTCATCATTGTATCGAGTTTATTCAGGAAGCCAGGTAATAGAGAACCCAAAAGCACTGCAGAGATTGAAGAGGATTTGCAATATTGGCTAAGGTTCATAGTTTCCAACTCCAAAAGAGCAGTGCAACAATGCATGCTGCCTAGTGTAGCTGTTGTTCTTACACACTTTGATAAAATCAACCAATCATCACAAAATTTGCAGCAAACGGTCGATTCAATTCAAAGACTGAGAGAGAAGTTTCAAGGATATGTTGAATTCTACCCAACTATATTCACGGTTGATGCACGATCATCAGCATCAGTTAGTAAACTCACCCATCACATCCGAAAGACATGCAAAACAATTCTACAAAGAGTACCGCGAGTTTACCAACTTTGCAATGATCTGATACAGATTTTATCTGAATGGAGAGCAGAGAATTACAACAAGCCAGCTATGAAGTGGAAGGAGTTTGGTGAGTTGTGTCAAGTAAAAGTCCCACATTTGAGAATCCGATCGAGACATTATAATAAAGAAGCGGTTGAAATGAAACGAAAAGCTGTTGCTACTTGTCTTCATCACGTTGGTGAAGtgatttattttgatgagtTGGAGTTTCTAATTTTAGACTGCGAGTGGTTCTGTGGTGAAGTACTTGGTCAGCTCATAAAGTTGAATGTTAGAAAGCATCACTCTTCCGAAAACAATGGATTCATTAGTAGGAAGGAACTTGAGAAAATCTTAAGAGGAAGTTTACAAAGTCCAATTCCTGGTATGGGATCAAAGGTATTTGAGAACTTAGATGCTAGTGACCTTGTGAGAATGATGCTTAAACTTGAACTTTGTTATGAGCAAGATCCATCGGATCAAAATTCTCTACTATTGATTCCCTCCATTCTTGAAGAAGGTAGAGCAAAGCCTCAGAAGTGGCAGATAAGCTCACCAGATTGTCTTTATGCTGGACGCCATCTTGAGTGTGATGATTCAAGTCATATGTTTCTAACTCCTGGATTCTTCCCTCGCTTACAG GTGCACCTTCACAACAAAATAAAGTCTCTCATGAATCAACATGGCGCAACTTACAGTCTTGAGAAGTACCTCATTTCAATCAGCATTAATGGAATCTATATCAGAGTTGAGCTTGGAGGACAACTCGGTTACTATATCGACATTCTTGCATGCTCCACCAAAAACTTGACAGAAACTTTAAGAGTCATTCAGCAACTTATAATACCGGCTATTCAAAGTGTTTGCCATGGGATCACCATGACTGAAAGTGTCATTAGACCTGAATGCGTGCGAAATTTGACACCACCTAGATACAGAAGAACTCAATTTGCTTCCCTGCAGCAACTGAAACAAGCACTACTTTCACTTCCAGCAGACAGCATGTATGATTATCAACACACATGGAGTTTGGTCTTGGATTCTGGCAGGCCTATTCTCCACGAAGGGTTTGATTTTGCGCGAGACCTTTTATCGGATGATGACTTCCGGGAAGTGCTGCATCGCAGATATCATGATCTACACAGTCTTGCTCAGGAACTGCAAATCCCACCTGAAAACAACCCTGAAGGGCAAGATCAAGCTGTAACCTTAAGCAATGAAGCTGAAAGAGTTGAACCAACCTTTGGAGGCATTGCTAAAGGGGTTGAAGAAGTTTTACAAAGATTGAAAATTATTGAACAAGAAATCCGAGACTTGAAGCAAGAAATCCAAGGGCTCAGATATTACGAACACAGACTCCTACTTGAGCTTCATCGCAAAGTGAATTACATAGCAACCTTCAATTCTCAAGTAGAGGAGAGGAAAGTACCTAACATGTTCTATTTCGTAAAAGCAGAGAACTACTCAAGGAGACTGATCACCAGCATGGTTTCTGGCATGACAGCTCTCCGGCTTCACATGTTATGCGAGTTTCGGGGACAAATGCATGTTGTTGAAGATCAAATGGGTTGCGAAATGATGCAAGTTGATAACATGGCCGTGAAGTCTTTAGCTCCATATATGAAAAAGTTCATGGTTATGGTAACTTTTGCTCTTAAAATAGGAGCTCATCTTGCAGCTGGAATGGGGGAAATGATACCAGATTTGAGCAAGGAAGTGGCTCATTTGGCTGGCTCTTCAGTTCTCTTTGGTGCAGCAGGGGCAACTGCAGCTGGTCTTGTAGGGGCTGCTGCTATCGGTCGTAGAAACAGGTCCACGGAAGGTTCAAGGGGCATTCAACAAGACATAAAAGCAGCACAGCAATGGATGGTTGATTTCTTGAGGGAAAGGAGGTGTTCCACAGGGAAGGATATTGCAGAGAAGTTCGGACTATGGCGTGTAAGGTACAGGGATAATGGTCAGATTGCATGGATCTGTAGAAGGCACATGTACGAGAGATCTGCAGAGATAATTGAAGTGCCTATTTGA
- the LOC123918912 gene encoding uncharacterized protein LOC123918912: MDSPQSVVSPFRTSILGEGEKHRSDALTQSNGPSSKDIEVNGKETIMSNAEECVGVLDVYIHQARDIQNICIYHKQDVYAKICLTSNPENTVSTKTINGGGRNPVFNDNLRINVWDVDSSLKCEIWMLSRVKNYLEDQLLGFALVPLSEVLVQNGKLEKEFSLSTLSSNDLFHSPSGFVQLSIAYTGATPDVMAISEMPRKVANHLTVQDSETSESLARDLDKIEFPDPKIVNEDHLMVSEYFGISCEETQCSDSLATSDADDHSSEAGVRLVESFSACSEESVQVQPPKVDSPPSSVSTNGVSSPAPESSESSDAAAASKYPGHEQVSGTEQPKKVDVKDGESDSSSVVPSDLFPKPVVTVNIEPEPQMVQQDIVDMYMKSMQQFTESLAKMKLPNMDIEREPTSSGNSSTEQKLPPSNNGTSRVYYGSRAFF, from the coding sequence ATGGATTCTCCACAATCTGTTGTGTCACCCTTCAGAACCTCAATCTTGGGTGAAGGTGAGAAGCACAGGTCTGATGCTTTAACACAAAGCAATGGTCCTTCCTCTAAGGACATTGAGGTCAATGGAAAGGAAACTATCATGTCAAATGCCGAGGAATGCGTTGGAGTGCTTGACGTTTACATACATCAGGCTAGAGACATTCAGAACATTTGCATATACCACAAGCAAGATGTTTATGCTAAGATTTGCCTGACAAGTAATCCTGAGAACACTGTATCTACCAAGACTATCAATGGAGGAGGAAGGAACCCTGTGTTTAATGACAATCTTCGTATCAATGTTTGGGATGTTGATTCTTCTCTCAAATGTGAGATATGGATGCTTAGCAGGGTGAAGAATTATCTTGAAGATCAGTTGCTCGGTTTTGCTTTAGTACCGTTGTCGGAAGTACTAGTTCAGAATGGGAAACTAGAGAAAGAGTTTTCTCTTTCAACGCTTTCTTCAAATGATCTGTTTCATTCTCCTTCAGGTTTTGTTCAGTTGTCAATTGCTTATACCGGTGCTACACCTGATGTTATGGCAATATCTGAAATGCCGAGGAAAGTGGCGAATCATCTGACTGTGCAGGACTCGGAAACATCTGAGTCGTTGGCCAGAGATTTGGATAAAATTGAGTTTCCAGATCCTAAGATTGTAAATGAAGACCACttaatggtttcagaatacttTGGCATTTCGTGTGAGGAGACTCAGTGCTCTGATAGCTTGGCCACTTCTGATGCTGATGATCATAGTTCTGAAGCAGGTGTTCGGCTTGTGGAAAGCTTCTCGGCATGCAGTGAAGAGTCTGTGCAAGTGCAACCTCCTAAGGTTGATTCTCCACCGAGCAGTGTGTCAACAAATGGAGTTTCTTCTCCTGCACCTGAAAGCTCAGAATCATCTGATGCTGCTGCAGCTTCTAAGTACCCTGGTCACGAACAAGTTTCAGGCACCGAGCAACCAAAAAAAGTGGATGTCAAAGATGGTGAGAGTGATTCTTCAAGTGTTGTTCCGAGTGATTTATTCCCTAAGCCTGTTGTGACTGTGAACATCGAGCCAGAGCCGCAGATGGTGCAGCAGGATATAGTTGACATGTACATGAAAAGTATGCAACAATTTACCGAGTCATTGGCAAAAATGAAACTTCCTAATATGGACATTGAAAGGGAACCTACTAGTTCTGGAAATTCAAGTACTGAGCAGAAGCTACCACCATCTAACAATGGTACCTCCCGTGTCTATTATGGGAGCAGAGCTTTCTTTTGA